From the Deinococcus sonorensis KR-87 genome, the window ATGACAATGCCGCCGGGCAGCTGCACCCACGGGCCGCCGTCCAGTTCCACGCCGCCGAACTCGCGCTTGGCCAGCTCATAGCCCCAGTCGCGGAACGACCCTTCCGTGAACTTCATGATGTTGCCCTTGTGCACCAGCGTCACGCTCTTGCGGCCATTGTCGATGGCGTACTGGATCGCGGCGCGCACCAGGCGCTCGGTGCCTTCACGGCTGACCGGCTTCACGCCGAAGCTGCTGCTGTCGGGGAAGCGGATCTTCTTGACGCCCATCTCGTTCACGAGGAAGTCGCGCATCTTGGCGGCTTCTGGGGTCCCGGCCTGGTACTCGATGCCCGCGTAGATGTCCTCAGTGTTCTCGCGGAAGATCACCATGTCCACGTTCTCAGGGTTCTTGACCGGGGTGGGCACGCCGTCGAAGTACTGCACCGGACGCAGGCAGGCGTACAGGTCCAGCTCCTGACGCAGCGCCACGTTGATGCTGCGGATGCCGCCGCCAACGGGCGTGGTGAGCGGCCCCTTGATCCCGATCAGGTACTCCTGAAAGGCGTCGATGGTGCTCTGCGGCAGCCACTCGTTCTCGCCGTACACCTGGGTGGCCTTCTCGCCGGCGTAGACCTCCATCCAGGCGATCCTGCGCTCGCCGCCGTAGGCCTTCTCCACGGCCGCGTCCAGCACCCGCACGCTGGCGCGCCAGATGTCGGGGCCGGTGCCGTCGCCCTCCACGAAGGGGATCACCGGGTTGGTGGGAACCGTCAGTTTGCCGTCCTGCATGCTGATCTTCTGGCCCTCGGGCACCTTGATGTGTTGGTCCATAGCAACGGCACTTTACCGTACCCAGGACGCAAAGTGCGCCGGTTGGCCCCGACACGGCTGATGTGAAGGCCCCTGCAGCCAATCTTCACGAGAACCTCCCAGGCCGGGAGGATGCTGAATACACCCTTCAGGGAATTCAGCACAGGAGGTCTTTCACGAATGAGTGATGACAAAAGCAGTGCAGCCAATCTGGTAGACGCCGCCAAGGCCAAGGTCAACGAGGGCGCCGACCGACTCCGGGCTGCCGGGCACGAGGCCGCCAGCCATAACGGCGACAACCCGCTGGAGAACCTGGTGGACAAGGGCAAGGCCATGGCCGACAACGCCCGCGCGGAAGGACATCACGCGGAAGCGGACCACGAGGCCCGCGAGGCCGACCGCAAGAGCTGAGTCCTGATTCACCTGCCGTGATCCGGCGCCGCCCCCGTTCGTGGGGCGGTTTTTTGTTGCCGAGCCTAAGCCACTTGGCCTGCCCGCCGCTGCCCAGGCAGCGGATGTCCGGCTGACCGGGCCCTGCCACACTGAGCGTCAGTGCGGCCCTCCCGCCTTGCAGATGACAGACTTGTGAGAGCAGACACTGTTCTAAGCATCAAATAGTTTCAAGCTTGCAACCGTGAAGGAGGAATCGCCCACCCTGTCCCACTCCCCGGAGGTGCCGGCCGAGACGCCGCTGGCCGCCCAGCTCGGCCACGAGATGAAGACGCTGCACCGCTACATCTCCAGCCGCGTGATGGGCGCCATGCAGGAACAGCTGCACGACGACGAGCTGAGTTTCCGCCAGATGGGGGCCATGCATCAGCTGCGGGCCCACGCTCCGCTGAGCGTCAGCCGCCTGGCGGAGCTGACCGGCCTGTCGCTGTCGGCCACCAGCCACATGACCGACCGCCTGGTCCAGCGCGGGTACGCCGAGCGCCGCGAGAACCCCGAGGACCGCCGCGCC encodes:
- the icd gene encoding NADP-dependent isocitrate dehydrogenase, with the translated sequence MDQHIKVPEGQKISMQDGKLTVPTNPVIPFVEGDGTGPDIWRASVRVLDAAVEKAYGGERRIAWMEVYAGEKATQVYGENEWLPQSTIDAFQEYLIGIKGPLTTPVGGGIRSINVALRQELDLYACLRPVQYFDGVPTPVKNPENVDMVIFRENTEDIYAGIEYQAGTPEAAKMRDFLVNEMGVKKIRFPDSSSFGVKPVSREGTERLVRAAIQYAIDNGRKSVTLVHKGNIMKFTEGSFRDWGYELAKREFGGVELDGGPWVQLPGGIVIKDVIADAFLQQILLRPKEYDVIATLNLNGDYISDALAAQVGGIGIAPGANINYLTGTAIFEATHGTAPKYAGKDVINPSSVILSGEMMLRYLGWTEAADLIIASLSKTIGQKTVTYDFARLMDGANEVGTSKFADALISNM
- a CDS encoding MarR family winged helix-turn-helix transcriptional regulator; its protein translation is MKEESPTLSHSPEVPAETPLAAQLGHEMKTLHRYISSRVMGAMQEQLHDDELSFRQMGAMHQLRAHAPLSVSRLAELTGLSLSATSHMTDRLVQRGYAERRENPEDRRAKLLALTPRGLELVSGMDRRFTDAYREAFAHVSPDAIQAAIVSIQAIIAELRSEYPDLSPCQKEQP